One window of Tepidanaerobacter acetatoxydans Re1 genomic DNA carries:
- a CDS encoding ABC transporter substrate-binding protein → MKKIFVTTLILIIALSFILVGCGSQDSSSLNSDKSSPEPSTADKVFKIGISQFVEHPALDAACKGFIDGLKEAGFEEGKNLNILIENAQADFPTTQAIASKLIAEKVDLILAIATSSAQAAANATKDIPILVTAVTDPVDAGLVKSLEKPETNVTGTTDLNPVYEQLELLKEILPEAKKVGIVYNAAEPNSVIQVNIAKESAKQLGLEILEATVANTSEVNQAIQSLIRKVDVIYTPTDNTVASAISNIVKVANDAKIPVIGAERGHVDGGALATLGIDYYLLGKQTGMVAARVLNGEAPADIPVEGSKDLKLIINKKSADILGLSVPEQVLSRADEIIEK, encoded by the coding sequence TTGAAGAAAATTTTCGTAACAACATTAATCCTCATCATTGCTTTATCATTTATATTAGTTGGGTGCGGCAGTCAAGATAGCAGCAGTTTAAATTCTGATAAATCTTCTCCTGAACCTTCCACTGCCGACAAGGTATTCAAAATAGGCATATCTCAATTTGTCGAACATCCGGCATTGGATGCAGCTTGCAAAGGCTTTATTGACGGATTAAAAGAAGCCGGCTTTGAAGAAGGTAAAAATCTAAATATTTTAATAGAAAATGCTCAGGCGGATTTTCCGACTACTCAAGCCATAGCCAGTAAGCTTATAGCAGAAAAAGTAGATCTTATTTTGGCCATTGCCACTTCATCGGCTCAAGCAGCAGCAAATGCGACCAAAGATATACCGATTTTAGTAACTGCTGTTACCGATCCAGTGGATGCAGGTCTTGTCAAGAGTTTGGAAAAACCGGAAACAAATGTTACCGGTACCACTGACTTAAATCCTGTTTATGAACAGTTAGAATTGTTAAAAGAAATCCTTCCCGAAGCAAAAAAAGTAGGTATAGTCTATAATGCTGCTGAGCCTAATTCAGTTATTCAAGTCAATATTGCTAAAGAATCGGCTAAACAATTGGGACTTGAAATACTTGAAGCTACCGTAGCTAATACCAGTGAAGTAAACCAGGCGATTCAATCTTTAATCAGAAAAGTCGATGTTATATATACTCCGACTGATAATACTGTGGCTTCAGCCATAAGTAATATTGTAAAAGTTGCAAACGACGCAAAAATCCCTGTTATAGGCGCTGAGCGGGGCCATGTAGATGGTGGAGCCTTAGCCACATTAGGAATAGATTATTATCTCTTAGGAAAGCAGACAGGTATGGTAGCTGCCAGAGTTTTAAATGGTGAAGCTCCTGCAGATATACCCGTTGAGGGCTCAAAGGATTTAAAACTTATAATAAACAAAAAATCCGCCGATATATTAGGTTTAAGCGTTCCTGAACAGGTACTATCCAGGGCAGATGAAATTATAGAAAAATAA
- a CDS encoding ABC transporter permease, with amino-acid sequence MLQNLLLNSLEQGMVYGIMAMGVYITFKILKFSDLTVDGSFPLGAAIAAALIVGGYHPFFATLAALLAGALAGCITGILNTKAGISDLLSGILTMTSLYSINLRIMGRPNTPLLNQPTIYSVIDTFVKGIWPAFPSKHVYLIFFIIFALLIKFIVDAFLKTQIGFALRATGDNPQMIRSQGVNTDLAKIIGLVISNSLVALSGALVAQYLGFADAGMGVGTIVAGLASVIIGDTLLGGRTVFISTLGVLFGSFLYRFSISLVLSFRLAQASDLKLFTAIVVVIALTAPQIKQALKLRIKGCDSYGNS; translated from the coding sequence ATGTTGCAAAACTTACTCTTGAATTCTTTGGAGCAGGGTATGGTATACGGTATAATGGCTATGGGAGTATATATAACTTTTAAGATACTGAAGTTTTCCGACCTTACCGTAGATGGAAGTTTCCCTTTAGGAGCCGCAATAGCTGCTGCCCTTATAGTAGGAGGTTATCATCCTTTTTTCGCTACCCTGGCGGCACTTCTTGCTGGAGCATTGGCAGGATGTATAACCGGAATCTTAAATACTAAGGCCGGTATCAGCGACCTCTTATCCGGGATTCTAACCATGACATCACTATATTCAATAAATCTTCGTATAATGGGTCGGCCAAATACACCACTGTTAAATCAGCCGACAATTTATTCAGTAATAGATACTTTTGTAAAAGGGATTTGGCCGGCATTTCCGTCAAAGCATGTTTATTTGATATTTTTTATAATATTTGCCTTATTAATTAAGTTTATAGTTGATGCTTTTTTAAAAACTCAAATAGGATTTGCACTTAGAGCTACGGGTGATAATCCTCAAATGATACGAAGTCAAGGTGTAAATACCGATCTTGCAAAGATAATCGGCTTAGTTATTTCTAATAGCTTGGTAGCTTTGTCCGGCGCCTTAGTGGCACAGTATCTTGGATTCGCAGATGCCGGAATGGGAGTTGGCACTATAGTAGCAGGCCTTGCTTCAGTAATAATCGGTGATACCCTTTTAGGTGGAAGAACTGTATTTATTAGCACATTGGGAGTGCTGTTTGGCTCTTTCCTGTACCGCTTTAGTATTTCGTTAGTTCTTTCTTTCCGTTTGGCTCAAGCCTCGGATTTAAAACTTTTTACTGCTATCGTTGTAGTTATTGCTTTAACAGCACCCCAGATTAAACAGGCCTTGAAACTTCGTATAAAAGGATGTGATTCTTATGGTAATTCTTGA
- a CDS encoding ABC transporter ATP-binding protein: MVILDHIQKIFYRNTPNENQVLNNLSLKVEDGDFITVIGSNGAGKSTMLNVVAGVHPVDSGSIVLDGIDITHLPEFRRAAFIGRVFQDPMLGTSPSMTIEENLSMAYARPNNMTLRWGLDFQRRKIFKDYLKNIPLGLENRLSTKVKLLSGGQRQALTLIMATMKKPKLLLLDEHTAALDPKTAQMVNSLTEEIVQKNNITTIMVTHNLEHAIKMGNRLIMMHKGQIVMDLSGEEKSTMTIPRLLNKFEQLQGEKFAEDRVMLA, from the coding sequence ATGGTAATTCTTGACCATATACAAAAAATTTTTTATCGGAATACTCCTAACGAAAATCAAGTTTTAAACAATTTATCGCTTAAAGTTGAAGATGGGGATTTTATTACCGTAATCGGCAGTAACGGTGCAGGTAAATCTACCATGCTAAATGTTGTCGCTGGGGTACACCCTGTTGACAGTGGCAGCATTGTTCTAGACGGCATAGATATTACCCATCTTCCGGAATTTAGGCGAGCAGCTTTTATTGGACGAGTTTTTCAGGACCCCATGCTCGGTACTTCCCCTTCAATGACAATTGAAGAAAACCTGTCCATGGCTTACGCACGACCAAATAATATGACACTTCGCTGGGGTTTAGATTTTCAGCGTAGGAAAATATTTAAAGATTATCTGAAGAACATTCCTCTCGGGCTTGAAAATCGACTTTCAACTAAAGTGAAATTACTTTCAGGCGGTCAGCGACAGGCTTTAACTCTAATCATGGCTACTATGAAAAAACCAAAACTTCTGCTCCTGGATGAGCATACAGCTGCTTTAGATCCCAAAACAGCACAAATGGTAAATAGTCTTACAGAGGAAATCGTTCAAAAGAATAATATCACTACAATCATGGTAACTCACAATTTAGAACACGCTATAAAAATGGGCAATCGGCTCATTATGATGCATAAAGGGCAAATTGTCATGGATTTAAGTGGTGAAGAAAAATCTACTATGACCATCCCCCGCTTGCTCAACAAGTTCGAACAGCTGCAAGGCGAAAAATTTGCTGAGGATAGAGTTATGCTGGCTTAG
- a CDS encoding B12-binding domain-containing radical SAM protein, which translates to MKTLLVGINAKYIHTNLAIRDIAAYCRDEDISVYEATINDNFDDILEDIMSYNADLIGFSCYLWNIEDVLYIAENIKKIKSETVIVLGGPEVSYETEELLKRVPHVDYVILSEGEKRFCELLQAFNGKMPVESIDGLAYRINDNILVNIPKEYVDLNDIPFPYIDEDLEHKLVYYETSRGCPFKCAFCISSLETHVRTADLEKVKNDLLKFTQMGVKVVKLVDRSFNCNLDRALDLLDIIRQFPGNTVFHCEINPELVNDRFIKALSGIEKQLQFEVGIQSTNPETLKEISRTPNVKRTIEGIKLLKTTGIKLHVDLIAGLPHESFERFGYSFDEVYNLHPAEIQLGFLKLLKGTGLRKYAHKYGIVYRTRPPYEILYNNDISYQELCILKGIALLVDKYYNTGRFRYSMTYLNTKFERPFALFMSLYNYCKERNLFRTRHSLKSQYDILYSFAENVGIDTDVFKDIIKFDFMLTSGKAALPECIEPIETREFLNKAKEYAYNKKWLETNLFQAVGLSNHKLSQKLSYGLFRHDVPNNTNKKTKGIVFLQKDGENYYAEFDI; encoded by the coding sequence ATGAAAACATTACTGGTAGGAATAAATGCAAAATACATTCATACAAATCTTGCTATACGGGACATTGCTGCCTATTGCAGAGATGAAGATATTAGTGTCTACGAGGCAACAATAAATGACAATTTTGATGATATTCTAGAAGATATCATGTCTTACAATGCTGACCTAATTGGGTTTTCCTGCTATTTATGGAATATTGAAGACGTGTTGTACATCGCTGAAAATATAAAAAAAATAAAGAGTGAGACTGTGATTGTTCTTGGCGGGCCGGAAGTTTCGTATGAAACAGAAGAATTATTAAAAAGAGTTCCGCATGTAGACTATGTAATATTAAGTGAGGGAGAGAAGCGCTTTTGCGAATTACTTCAAGCTTTTAATGGGAAGATGCCTGTAGAAAGCATTGATGGTTTAGCATATCGAATCAATGATAATATATTGGTAAACATTCCAAAGGAGTATGTGGATTTAAATGACATTCCCTTTCCCTACATCGATGAAGACCTGGAACATAAATTAGTGTATTATGAAACGTCTCGAGGATGCCCTTTTAAATGCGCATTTTGTATTTCTTCACTGGAAACCCACGTCAGAACAGCGGATCTGGAAAAAGTTAAAAATGACTTATTAAAATTTACCCAGATGGGAGTAAAGGTAGTAAAATTAGTAGACCGTTCGTTTAACTGCAATTTAGACAGAGCACTGGATTTGTTGGATATCATTCGTCAGTTTCCTGGTAATACAGTATTTCATTGTGAAATAAATCCAGAACTGGTAAATGACCGTTTTATAAAAGCTTTGTCAGGCATTGAAAAGCAGTTGCAGTTTGAAGTGGGAATCCAAAGTACCAATCCAGAAACTCTAAAAGAAATATCAAGGACACCAAATGTAAAAAGGACAATTGAAGGAATTAAGCTGCTTAAGACAACCGGTATAAAGCTTCATGTGGATTTGATAGCAGGTCTGCCCCATGAGAGCTTTGAAAGGTTTGGTTATTCCTTTGATGAGGTATACAATCTTCATCCTGCTGAGATTCAGTTGGGATTTTTAAAGCTGTTAAAAGGTACCGGGCTGAGAAAATATGCCCATAAATACGGCATTGTCTATCGCACAAGACCTCCTTACGAAATTCTTTATAACAATGATATAAGCTATCAAGAGCTCTGCATACTTAAGGGAATAGCTCTTTTAGTGGATAAGTATTATAACACTGGTCGATTCAGATACTCGATGACTTATCTTAATACAAAATTTGAACGGCCATTTGCACTTTTTATGTCTCTTTACAATTATTGTAAAGAAAGAAACCTTTTTAGAACCAGACATTCTTTAAAAAGTCAATATGATATACTATATTCCTTTGCAGAAAATGTTGGCATTGATACGGATGTTTTCAAGGATATAATTAAATTTGATTTTATGCTAACTAGCGGTAAAGCAGCTTTGCCAGAGTGTATTGAACCTATTGAAACTCGAGAATTTTTAAATAAGGCCAAAGAATACGCGTACAATAAAAAATGGCTTGAAACAAATTTGTTTCAAGCTGTGGGTTTATCAAATCATAAATTATCACAAAAACTGAGTTACGGCCTTTTCAGGCATGATGTTCCAAACAATACCAATAAAAAAACGAAGGGTATAGTTTTTTTACAGAAAGATGGAGAAAACTACTATGCTGAGTTTGACATCTAA